One genomic region from Saprospiraceae bacterium encodes:
- a CDS encoding FkbM family methyltransferase, translating to MLSLPIPTLLKIDTEGAEFDIIKGATKLLEIPSIIFVCELHPFAWGWYKDNSWDEFLALLKSYDRKILVLDPKKTFSDLPYYGTIIF from the coding sequence ATTCTTTCGTTACCAATCCCAACACTTTTAAAAATTGATACAGAAGGTGCTGAATTTGATATAATTAAAGGAGCAACAAAACTTTTGGAAATTCCGTCTATAATATTTGTTTGTGAATTGCATCCTTTTGCATGGGGTTGGTATAAGGACAATAGTTGGGATGAATTTTTAGCACTACTAAAATCATACGACCGCAAGATATTGGTATTGGACCCTAAAAAAACATTTTCCGATTTGCCATATTATGGTACTATTATATTCTAA
- a CDS encoding GDP-mannose 4,6-dehydratase yields the protein MKTAIITGIGGQDGAYLAQHLLQQGYRVVGTTRSVATFEDYRLRYLGIHLSVEIIRLREVNISAMADLLFTYQPDEVYNLTAQSSVAASFKDPFDTIEYNVLTVLAWVKAISDYAPHTRFYQASSSEMFGNISPEVLPLKENVIFHPASPYGISKATAHWIAVNYRESHQLYCACGILFNHESPLRGFAYVIKKILSHLVTIHRTGIDRPLLVGNTSIKKRLGLCTRVCQSHASRIATGRLR from the coding sequence TTGAAAACTGCGATCATCACCGGTATTGGTGGCCAGGACGGGGCCTATCTCGCGCAGCATTTATTGCAGCAGGGCTATCGGGTGGTAGGCACGACGAGGTCGGTGGCCACATTTGAGGATTATCGGCTCCGCTATCTCGGCATCCATCTATCGGTCGAAATCATCCGCTTGCGGGAAGTCAATATTTCTGCCATGGCGGACCTGTTATTTACTTACCAACCCGATGAAGTATATAATCTTACAGCCCAGAGCAGTGTAGCCGCTTCATTTAAAGATCCGTTTGATACCATAGAGTACAATGTCCTTACTGTATTGGCCTGGGTCAAAGCTATATCTGATTATGCTCCGCATACCCGATTTTACCAGGCTTCCAGCAGTGAGATGTTTGGCAATATTTCACCGGAGGTACTTCCTTTAAAAGAAAATGTCATCTTTCATCCTGCCAGTCCCTATGGTATCTCCAAAGCTACCGCCCATTGGATAGCTGTCAATTACCGGGAGTCACATCAGCTGTATTGTGCCTGTGGTATCTTGTTCAATCATGAATCTCCCCTCCGGGGTTTTGCTTATGTCATCAAGAAAATACTCAGCCACCTGGTCACGATCCATCGGACCGGCATCGACCGACCCCTGCTGGTGGGCAATACCAGTATTAAAAAGAGATTGGGGTTATGCACCCGAGTATGTCAAAGCCATGCATCTCGTATTGCAACAGGCCGGCTCAGATGA
- a CDS encoding NAD-dependent epimerase/dehydratase family protein, translating to MIIGHGMIARAFAGYADDPSNIIFASGVSNSSENDQLQFNREKQLLIDTIDQMDQGRLIYFSSFSVTLKNSPYTAHKLKMEDLIRSSKKDYLICRVTNVVGTSHNPNTLLNYLVNRISNHMIVYMQYKCVRNLIDIDDLYIIVSDILSRALYSNQIINIGYPYSYRVPEIISEIESFLHKKANIVFSDVEENQPGEDIDLGDIPSFKQVDKNVYLHSLLHKYYSSPAS from the coding sequence ATGATCATAGGTCATGGTATGATTGCACGTGCATTTGCAGGATATGCAGATGATCCATCCAATATTATTTTTGCTTCCGGTGTATCCAATTCAAGTGAAAATGATCAACTTCAATTTAATAGAGAGAAACAACTTCTGATTGATACCATAGATCAAATGGACCAGGGCAGACTGATCTATTTTAGCAGTTTTAGTGTCACCCTCAAAAACTCTCCCTACACAGCACACAAGTTGAAGATGGAAGACCTCATCCGCAGTAGTAAAAAAGATTATCTGATCTGCAGGGTTACCAATGTAGTAGGCACCTCTCACAATCCAAATACTTTATTAAACTATCTCGTCAATCGGATTTCGAATCATATGATCGTATACATGCAATATAAATGTGTACGCAACCTCATTGATATAGATGACCTCTATATTATCGTTTCCGATATTTTAAGCCGAGCTTTGTATTCCAACCAAATCATCAATATCGGCTATCCCTATTCTTACAGGGTACCTGAGATTATATCGGAGATCGAGTCTTTTCTGCACAAAAAAGCCAATATTGTTTTTTCCGATGTAGAAGAAAATCAGCCAGGAGAGGATATCGATTTGGGGGATATTCCTTCCTTTAAACAAGTAGATAAAAATGTATATCTCCACTCATTATTACATAAATATTATTCCTCGCCGGCCTCATGA
- a CDS encoding glycosyltransferase: MRSILICIDWYYPAFKAGGPIHSVFRLVSALSDSFEIFILTSAYDLKEEKMMENIVINQWVPFAPGVKVYYASKEKYSFNLIKKLLSELQPDSIYFYSPFSRNSTIDVVRAAHAVKLNPRYILAPRGTLKPSALKKNKFLKSVYFQLIKIFNLHKKFSFHATNEQEKHEVEQIFGPSRTYVIDNLPPPIEECISFFKKESSALNICCIGRFHPIKNIHFVLELLQAMKTSSICFTIVGSKEDHHYFDRCNKTIKDLPANIKVHLIEEIPNHKIKELLQAHHLMVLPTLGENYGNAIIESLAASRPVLISDQTPWKKLQEYHAGWELPLSDKQAWIKAIEEAASWDQAEFDKHCQGALVYARAHTKVEELVEKYREMFGGSLTDQGRTRCSS, translated from the coding sequence ATGAGATCTATCCTAATTTGTATCGACTGGTACTATCCTGCCTTCAAAGCCGGCGGCCCTATTCACTCGGTTTTTAGATTAGTCTCTGCATTATCTGATTCGTTTGAGATCTTTATTCTCACCAGTGCTTACGATTTAAAGGAGGAAAAGATGATGGAGAACATTGTCATCAATCAATGGGTGCCTTTTGCACCAGGTGTCAAAGTTTATTATGCCTCCAAAGAAAAATATTCATTCAATTTAATAAAGAAATTATTGTCCGAACTACAGCCGGACTCGATTTATTTCTACAGCCCTTTTTCCAGGAACAGTACCATTGATGTTGTCAGGGCAGCCCATGCAGTTAAATTAAACCCACGGTATATCCTGGCACCAAGAGGTACACTTAAACCAAGCGCACTCAAAAAAAATAAGTTTTTAAAATCAGTATATTTTCAGCTAATCAAAATTTTTAACCTGCATAAAAAATTTAGTTTCCACGCTACCAATGAACAGGAAAAGCACGAGGTAGAGCAGATCTTTGGTCCTTCCAGGACCTATGTGATCGACAATCTCCCACCGCCAATAGAGGAGTGTATCAGTTTTTTTAAAAAAGAGTCTTCCGCATTGAATATCTGTTGTATAGGCAGATTTCATCCGATAAAAAACATTCATTTTGTTTTAGAGCTGCTACAAGCTATGAAGACTAGTTCCATATGTTTTACCATTGTCGGAAGCAAAGAAGACCACCATTATTTTGACCGGTGTAATAAAACAATAAAGGACCTGCCCGCAAATATAAAAGTGCACCTCATTGAAGAAATTCCCAATCATAAAATAAAGGAGCTACTACAGGCTCATCATCTCATGGTCCTGCCTACTCTTGGTGAAAACTATGGGAATGCCATCATAGAATCCCTGGCTGCCAGCCGTCCAGTCCTCATCTCCGACCAGACTCCCTGGAAAAAACTTCAAGAATACCATGCCGGTTGGGAGCTACCGCTATCAGACAAACAAGCCTGGATCAAGGCTATAGAAGAAGCAGCATCCTGGGATCAGGCTGAGTTTGATAAGCACTGCCAGGGGGCGTTGGTGTACGCGCGCGCGCATACGAAGGTGGAGGAATTGGTTGAGAAGTATAGGGAGATGTTTGGGGGGAGCCTGACTGACCAAGGTAGGACTAGGTGTTCCTCTTAA
- a CDS encoding glycosyltransferase codes for MLLKSNINKQVSVKNQFIFIASDFKGKGGELIVKAFSLFQKNNLAYSLLIVGQKPPSKFIKIPNVIYLGYIDKSSPKGLENLNQLFQESKSMILLTRKDILPLTIIEGGLLGCPTIANPLNAIPEAIEHLKTGWLIESNINKLVETFKYIANMNSSQYNLIRQSVIKKMDEEYNWDSILINILTGINN; via the coding sequence ATGCTCCTTAAATCTAATATTAATAAACAAGTATCTGTTAAAAATCAATTCATATTTATTGCATCAGATTTTAAGGGTAAAGGAGGAGAGCTAATAGTTAAGGCCTTTTCTTTGTTTCAAAAAAATAATTTAGCGTATAGCCTGCTTATTGTAGGACAAAAGCCGCCTTCTAAATTCATTAAGATTCCTAATGTTATATATTTAGGTTACATTGACAAATCTTCCCCAAAAGGCCTGGAAAATCTTAATCAATTATTCCAAGAATCAAAGAGCATGATTCTATTAACTAGAAAGGATATATTGCCATTAACAATAATAGAGGGAGGGCTATTGGGATGTCCCACCATAGCTAATCCTCTAAATGCTATACCAGAAGCCATTGAACACCTTAAGACAGGTTGGTTGATAGAGTCAAACATTAATAAGCTGGTTGAAACATTCAAATATATAGCCAATATGAATTCCAGCCAATATAACCTAATACGCCAATCAGTAATTAAAAAAATGGATGAGGAATATAATTGGGATTCAATTTTAATTAATATTTTAACAGGAATAAATAATTAA
- a CDS encoding glycosyltransferase, with protein sequence MKILHVLDGFGIGGAEVWLVELARFSFLNSDSLSHDFLCTGGEERYFDQELKKLGCTIFYFKYSTKHIFKFRSYCVSVLKDTNYDMILDHTDYGAGWHFLALYKFSMLKVAYLHNPLNQTWHYKSNLTRKLTYKIGRWLMAFLSDKLTGTSEQVMNEYGYDRWPYLRIRIKSIHCAFDINKFTFSNLSRRKIRDEFKTKPGQILILFIGRLRLEVDNPYANQKNPLFALDLAKKLSMSSDKYHFLFVGDKGHSGLEMEKNIAEMDLSNKIYFTGPRKDIPALMSGADILLFPSLFEGLGMVAVEAQANQLPVIMSDRVPIEAMVDSQLVKILPLTERLWLDAIHKFAPAIRSEEINHMIKDSDFNITRCNENLKALLA encoded by the coding sequence TTGAAGATTTTACATGTTCTTGACGGATTCGGAATTGGAGGTGCCGAAGTTTGGCTAGTTGAGCTAGCTAGGTTTTCATTTTTAAATAGCGACTCTTTGTCTCATGATTTTTTGTGCACGGGGGGGGAGGAAAGATATTTTGATCAGGAACTCAAAAAATTAGGTTGTACTATTTTTTATTTTAAATATAGCACCAAGCATATATTCAAATTTCGAAGTTATTGTGTCTCAGTTTTGAAAGATACTAACTATGATATGATTCTTGACCATACGGATTATGGTGCAGGATGGCACTTTCTGGCGCTTTACAAATTTTCAATGTTGAAGGTAGCCTATTTACATAACCCTCTAAATCAAACCTGGCATTATAAAAGCAATCTAACCAGGAAATTAACATATAAGATTGGCAGATGGCTAATGGCTTTTTTATCTGATAAATTAACGGGTACTTCTGAGCAGGTTATGAATGAGTATGGATACGATAGGTGGCCGTACCTTCGTATTCGAATCAAATCCATTCACTGTGCATTTGACATAAACAAATTCACATTTTCTAATCTTTCCAGAAGGAAGATCAGAGACGAATTCAAAACAAAACCAGGTCAAATCCTAATTTTATTTATAGGAAGATTAAGATTAGAGGTTGATAATCCTTATGCCAATCAAAAAAATCCATTGTTTGCCCTTGACCTGGCCAAGAAATTGTCGATGTCGAGCGATAAATATCACTTTCTTTTTGTAGGAGATAAGGGACATTCCGGCTTAGAGATGGAAAAGAATATAGCAGAGATGGACCTCAGCAATAAAATTTATTTTACAGGCCCCAGGAAAGATATCCCTGCATTAATGTCCGGAGCGGATATCTTATTATTTCCCAGTTTATTTGAGGGACTTGGAATGGTAGCCGTAGAAGCGCAAGCTAATCAATTGCCAGTGATAATGTCTGATCGTGTTCCAATAGAAGCCATGGTAGATTCTCAATTGGTCAAAATATTGCCTTTAACAGAAAGATTATGGCTGGATGCTATTCACAAGTTTGCACCTGCTATCCGCTCTGAAGAAATAAACCACATGATCAAAGATTCTGATTTTAATATAACCAGGTGTAATGAAAATTTGAAAGCCTTGTTAGCTTGA
- a CDS encoding glycosyltransferase family 4 protein has product MRSTTISSQVQKEIIELTGCPEDKVKVVPIALSAVFKPRTFKPFSSTPRILMIGSAPNKNILRCLEALQDIPCEIHMVAQKEDQYMKLLEQSGHPYYYESGLNQVQMSAKYREMDILLFASTYEGFGMPIIEAQAMGLPVVTSNISSMPEVAGEAAQLVDPFDVLDIRRGILKLIGDPTYRAGLVNKGFENIKRFNPVMIAQQYAAIYHQLTS; this is encoded by the coding sequence GTGCGGTCAACGACCATATCTTCTCAGGTTCAAAAGGAAATTATAGAACTCACAGGGTGCCCGGAAGATAAAGTGAAAGTAGTGCCCATCGCCCTTTCTGCTGTTTTTAAGCCAAGGACCTTTAAGCCCTTTTCGTCCACTCCCAGAATACTTATGATCGGGAGTGCTCCTAACAAAAACATTCTCCGATGCCTGGAGGCCTTACAGGATATTCCTTGTGAAATACATATGGTGGCTCAAAAGGAAGATCAGTATATGAAGCTATTGGAGCAAAGCGGGCATCCTTATTATTATGAGTCAGGATTAAACCAGGTGCAGATGTCTGCTAAATATCGCGAGATGGATATATTGTTATTCGCCTCTACTTACGAAGGTTTTGGTATGCCGATTATCGAAGCACAAGCGATGGGCCTGCCGGTTGTCACCAGCAATATCTCCTCTATGCCTGAGGTAGCTGGGGAGGCAGCCCAACTGGTAGATCCTTTCGATGTCCTGGATATAAGAAGGGGTATATTAAAACTCATCGGAGACCCTACCTACCGGGCAGGTTTAGTCAATAAAGGATTTGAAAATATAAAACGTTTTAATCCTGTGATGATTGCACAGCAATATGCTGCTATCTATCACCAATTAACAAGCTAA
- a CDS encoding GDP-mannose 4,6-dehydratase, whose product MHLVLQQAGSDDYLICSGNVWTLDEFIEAACLRLDLDRDGIIRHDSALYRPNELLAIYGDPSKAKSLLGWQYNLTNLQLLDLLIRDEIHFQEWQESNPSK is encoded by the coding sequence ATGCATCTCGTATTGCAACAGGCCGGCTCAGATGACTATTTGATCTGTTCCGGCAATGTTTGGACCCTGGATGAGTTTATAGAGGCTGCTTGTTTACGATTAGATCTGGACCGCGACGGCATTATCCGGCATGACTCTGCACTATACCGTCCCAACGAACTACTGGCTATTTACGGTGATCCATCCAAAGCCAAGTCCTTGCTGGGCTGGCAATATAATCTCACTAACCTGCAACTCCTGGATTTATTGATCCGGGACGAAATCCATTTTCAGGAATGGCAGGAATCGAATCCATCCAAATGA
- a CDS encoding glycosyltransferase family 4 protein, with protein MKIIIDATWIAGQFGNNNINGGYRVIDNFIRQLYKYPQHVFYLTHTTHRESYTENLKRYHKDIASPKNIFVSAVSFKLLNRSITLKWYSFLNRKLPLNSLIPFIYPWLISKSDIYYSFLDSVPFIIRKNKRINKFFTALDLIPLIRPDISTLFYDYTLNLYKKLDLTTKIISISNSTKNDILKFRPDLEPNNIFVSYLAANETIFYKEDNEKRLSEVKNKYKIKSDQYFLTINSLAPYKNSEFVILNFLDWVYSNTIQDTHLVVIGRPLDNNFTNKLKSKYSNISNLIFLENVPDSDLAGIYSAATCFLYMSHYEGFGLPILEAFQCGTPVICSNTSSMPEVAGDAAILIDPKNSSEFINALDKIYSNQLDRERLSRLGIDRSKLFSWPKFADNIIKCFNI; from the coding sequence ATGAAAATAATTATCGATGCGACATGGATTGCCGGACAATTTGGTAATAATAACATAAATGGCGGGTACAGAGTTATTGATAATTTTATAAGACAACTGTACAAATATCCACAACATGTCTTTTACCTTACCCATACAACCCATAGGGAAAGCTACACTGAAAATTTGAAAAGATATCACAAGGATATTGCTTCTCCTAAAAATATATTTGTATCAGCTGTTTCATTCAAATTATTAAATAGATCTATAACGCTGAAATGGTATTCATTCTTGAATAGAAAATTGCCTCTTAATTCATTAATTCCCTTTATTTACCCATGGTTGATTAGCAAGTCTGATATATATTATTCTTTTCTTGATTCAGTACCGTTTATAATTAGAAAAAACAAACGAATAAATAAATTTTTTACTGCTCTCGATTTAATTCCTCTCATTAGACCGGATATTTCAACTCTATTTTACGATTATACATTGAATCTATATAAAAAATTAGACCTTACCACCAAGATAATATCTATAAGCAATTCAACTAAAAATGATATTTTAAAGTTCCGGCCAGACTTAGAACCAAACAACATATTTGTATCATATCTTGCAGCGAATGAAACTATATTCTATAAAGAGGACAATGAAAAGAGATTGTCCGAAGTTAAGAACAAGTACAAAATTAAATCAGATCAATATTTCTTAACAATAAATAGTTTAGCTCCTTATAAAAATTCAGAATTTGTAATATTAAACTTTTTAGATTGGGTCTATTCCAATACAATTCAAGATACCCATCTAGTTGTTATTGGAAGGCCTTTAGATAACAATTTTACAAATAAATTGAAAAGCAAATACTCAAACATTTCAAATTTGATATTTCTAGAAAACGTTCCAGATTCAGATTTAGCGGGAATTTATTCCGCAGCTACTTGCTTTTTATATATGTCTCATTATGAAGGTTTTGGACTCCCCATTTTAGAAGCCTTCCAATGCGGAACTCCTGTTATTTGCTCAAACACTTCATCTATGCCTGAAGTTGCAGGAGATGCTGCCATCTTGATTGATCCAAAAAATAGTTCCGAGTTTATCAATGCTCTTGACAAGATATATTCCAACCAATTAGATAGAGAAAGGCTTAGCAGATTAGGTATAGACCGTTCAAAATTATTTAGTTGGCCTAAATTCGCAGACAATATTATTAAATGTTTTAATATTTAA
- a CDS encoding glycosyltransferase family 2 protein has product MEYKGISPNPKISVLTLCYNNGIEVIETIKSVKSQTYSNIEHLILDDCSTNNSYNLIKKWIIDNNYNARLYKNSINFGISKSFNILLNKSSGKLIAINCDDYWDPIHLQTNISSLLENSFDAIFSNISVTDSNLNHIYYIQDHLLKSHYLEADNLLFTNEENCKLLDKDESCEHPFIMAICTL; this is encoded by the coding sequence ATGGAATATAAAGGAATTTCTCCTAATCCCAAAATATCAGTATTAACCTTGTGTTACAATAACGGAATCGAAGTAATTGAAACTATAAAATCGGTAAAATCGCAAACTTATTCTAATATAGAGCACTTAATCTTAGACGATTGTTCCACAAATAATTCATACAACTTAATAAAAAAATGGATTATTGATAATAATTATAATGCTAGGTTATATAAAAATAGTATAAATTTCGGGATTTCGAAATCTTTTAATATTTTACTAAATAAAAGCAGTGGCAAATTGATTGCTATTAATTGCGATGATTATTGGGATCCAATTCATTTACAAACTAACATTTCATCATTATTGGAAAATTCATTTGATGCAATATTTAGTAATATCAGTGTTACTGATAGTAATCTTAATCACATTTATTATATTCAAGATCATTTACTAAAATCACACTATTTAGAGGCTGATAACTTATTATTTACAAATGAAGAAAATTGTAAACTATTAGATAAAGATGAATCCTGCGAGCATCCTTTTATAATGGCTATTTGCACCCTGTAA
- a CDS encoding FdtA/QdtA family cupin domain-containing protein — translation MKNPYLINFDSIGSRQLGFISVAESLKNIPFSIKRVYWTYYTPHDVIRGGHANIEKEMILIAIAGNISVEIETKHGVKSNHLLNTPSNGLYIPPLSWHNMKYSHNAVQLVFASNIYSESDYIRDYEEFKRKYINQ, via the coding sequence ATGAAAAACCCATACTTGATTAATTTTGATTCAATTGGATCGCGTCAATTAGGATTTATATCAGTAGCCGAATCATTAAAGAATATTCCTTTTTCTATTAAAAGAGTATACTGGACATATTATACGCCACATGATGTAATAAGAGGTGGCCATGCAAATATTGAAAAGGAAATGATTCTAATTGCAATTGCAGGAAATATTTCAGTGGAAATTGAAACAAAACATGGAGTCAAAAGCAACCACTTGCTAAATACGCCATCAAATGGTCTATATATTCCACCACTTTCGTGGCATAATATGAAATATTCACATAATGCGGTTCAGTTGGTATTTGCCTCAAATATTTATTCAGAATCAGATTATATAAGAGATTATGAAGAGTTCAAAAGAAAATATATTAATCAGTGA
- a CDS encoding glycosyltransferase produces MKILHIIENFDNGAVEKWLFELYSESKIIKPDWDWTFYCLLPEKGKYEHLVLESGAKVVHSPITISHKFLFLKELRKFLSFNRFNIIHVHHDYLSGFYLLSTILLKNKKRIILHLHNQERSLPTSNIFIKKMGLFIFRKLSFFISDEIWANSYSTLHDFINMKHYSKDMMVFELGLNLNRFNFTLSKNWLKQEAGISNNSKILLFVGRMYSLKNPLFCIDIINELLKLRDDTYLFFVGEGELYDVILRNITENNLTNRVRLLGFRNDVYDIMFGGDLLLFPRIESPKEGFGLNILEAQTVGIPSLTSFGVPQDVVQIPSLVEFYSIENSSKQWARKVSDILNAGNKIKYPHTLKIMEESNFNIKNGALKLIQLYTKYS; encoded by the coding sequence TTGAAAATTTTGCATATTATTGAAAACTTTGATAACGGAGCAGTTGAAAAATGGTTGTTCGAACTTTATAGTGAATCAAAAATTATCAAACCTGATTGGGATTGGACTTTCTATTGTTTGTTGCCAGAAAAGGGGAAGTATGAGCACCTTGTTTTGGAAAGTGGCGCAAAAGTTGTGCATAGCCCTATAACCATTAGTCATAAGTTTTTGTTTTTAAAGGAGCTGAGAAAGTTTCTTTCTTTTAATAGGTTTAATATTATACATGTACATCATGATTATTTAAGTGGGTTTTATTTATTGTCAACTATACTATTAAAGAATAAAAAGAGAATTATTTTACACCTACACAACCAGGAAAGATCACTTCCAACAAGTAATATTTTTATAAAAAAAATGGGTTTGTTTATTTTTAGAAAGTTGTCATTTTTTATCAGTGATGAGATCTGGGCCAATTCATATTCAACCTTACATGATTTTATTAATATGAAACACTACTCAAAAGATATGATGGTTTTTGAACTCGGTCTTAATCTTAATAGATTTAATTTTACTTTAAGTAAGAACTGGTTAAAGCAGGAGGCTGGTATATCAAATAATTCCAAAATATTACTTTTCGTTGGCAGAATGTATTCATTAAAAAATCCACTGTTTTGTATAGATATTATTAATGAGTTATTAAAACTTCGAGATGATACATATTTGTTTTTTGTAGGTGAAGGTGAGCTTTATGATGTAATTTTAAGAAATATTACTGAAAATAATTTAACGAATAGAGTTCGCCTTTTAGGATTTCGAAATGATGTATATGACATTATGTTTGGTGGTGACTTATTACTATTTCCCAGAATTGAGAGTCCAAAAGAAGGTTTTGGTTTAAATATTTTGGAAGCTCAAACAGTAGGCATACCATCATTAACAAGTTTTGGTGTTCCACAAGATGTTGTCCAAATCCCCTCTTTGGTTGAATTTTATTCTATTGAAAATTCATCTAAACAATGGGCTCGAAAAGTATCTGACATTTTAAATGCTGGAAATAAAATTAAATATCCCCATACTTTAAAAATTATGGAAGAGTCTAACTTTAATATTAAGAATGGAGCTCTAAAGTTAATTCAACTATATACAAAATATTCATAA
- a CDS encoding glycosyltransferase: MKYIFENKQGLTHARLLGIKNSNSEYLVFLDDDNFVAVNFINEALRVFNEFPWIGSFSGQIDLKFEHVPPAWTKKYWNLLAFRKFNGNHWSNVYFDNNCMPCGAGLCVRRSVAEKYSETHYNGPRSIILDRTKGSLLSGGDNDLAMCAIDLGMGVGIFESLKLSHYIPRFRTEIEYLKQLAYNIYFSSVILKYVRGYGVERIKFKTLFKRIILLITLPSCDRIIQFSCLRGELDAYKFINPK, encoded by the coding sequence ATTAAATACATTTTTGAAAATAAGCAAGGCTTAACTCATGCAAGACTTTTGGGAATTAAAAACTCAAATAGTGAGTATCTTGTATTTCTTGATGACGATAATTTTGTAGCTGTAAATTTTATAAATGAAGCTTTGAGAGTTTTCAACGAATTTCCTTGGATAGGTTCATTTAGCGGTCAAATTGACTTAAAATTTGAACATGTTCCTCCTGCTTGGACTAAAAAGTATTGGAATTTATTAGCATTTCGTAAATTTAACGGAAATCATTGGTCTAATGTATACTTTGATAATAATTGTATGCCATGCGGAGCAGGTTTATGCGTTCGAAGAAGCGTTGCTGAAAAATACTCTGAAACGCATTATAATGGCCCAAGATCTATCATATTGGATAGAACTAAGGGCAGTTTACTATCAGGTGGAGATAATGATTTAGCAATGTGTGCGATTGACTTGGGTATGGGTGTTGGAATTTTTGAATCACTAAAATTGTCTCACTATATACCAAGATTTAGAACAGAGATAGAATATCTAAAACAGTTAGCATATAATATTTATTTCTCTAGCGTGATATTAAAATATGTACGCGGCTATGGTGTAGAAAGGATAAAATTTAAAACCTTATTTAAAAGAATTATTCTTTTAATCACACTACCCTCATGTGACAGAATAATACAATTTTCTTGCCTAAGGGGAGAATTAGATGCTTATAAGTTTATTAACCCTAAATAG